In the Acidimicrobiales bacterium genome, ATCATGACGATCCTCCTGTCGATCAGCCGGCCGGTCGTCACCCCACCGGGGTACTCGCGCGGGTGCTCAGGCGGCGAGGCGGTGCATCTGCCAGCCGGTGCCGATGGCCACGAGCCCCGAGGCGATCGCCCGGAGGCCCACGCTGACGGCGAGCACCACCAACGTGGCGTCGGGCCAGGCGAGGATCACGGCGCCGAGCGCCATCCCGAGGCCGCCGAGGCCGAGCTGCACCGGCCAGGTGTCGTCGTCGCGGTTGGCCAGCGCCGTGATCGCCCGGACCGTGCCGGTGAACAGCAGCGCCACACCGGCCAGGAAGGCGATCACCCACAGCGTGACGTCCGGCCAGGCCATCACCATCACCCCGGCCAGGATCAGGACCCCACCACCGAGCCACCCCAGCCAACCGAGGCCTCTCGATCCTCCGAGCGCCACCACCTCGAGCACCCCGCCGACGATCAGTGACGCGCCCACCAGCAGGGCCAGGACCACGACCGACTCGAACAGGTTGGTCAGCATCCAGACGCCCACGGCCACCAGCGCGACGCCGGACAGCACCGCCAGCCACCAGCCCCGGTCGTCGAGGTCGCGGTATTCGATCGGGCGGGGCGGCGGTGGTGGCATCCGGCCCGCGACGTCCTCGAAGTCAGTCATACGTCCTCCGTCTCTGCGAACGATCGTTCGGACAGACGGACAGTCGGCGCTCCCCTCCGGTCGCGCATCACCCCTTTCGGGTGAAGAAGGCGCCGGCGACGGGTCGGGCGGGCCTCAGCGGTTGGGCGAACCGGCGCCGGCGCGCCGTGCCGCGCCGACGAACACCCGCACCGCGACGCCCACGAAGGCGACGTTGAACAGGATCTGCACGGTCACCACGAGCCGTGCCGCCTGACCGGTCGCCGTGATGTCGCCGAACCCGACCGTCGACAGGGTCGTCACCGTGAAGTAGAGCGCGTCGATGCGGGTGTCGAGCCCCGAGAACTGGCCGCGGCCGCGGTCCATCGCGTAGTAGACGGCCGCGAAGCCGACCACCAGCATCGCGACCAGCAGCACGAGGGCCTCCGCCGCGTCCAGCCCGGGACGTTCCGACCGGAGGACCGCCTGGACGCGGCGGACCGCCAGCGGGATCGTGCCCAGGAGGACGGCCGTGCCGATCAGTGCGCCGAGCCACCAGCGGTCGCCCTGGAGCGGGAGCACCGCGTAGGACACCCCGAGGAGGCCGACGAGGCCCACGGTCCGCGCCGCCGAGCGCCTCGCCGCGTGCACCTCGTCCTCGACCATGCGCGGCGTAGTTTCGCGCGCGCCGGCCGCGACCAGTGGGACGTGCTCCGGCAGCACAGCACCGCAACACGAGACGAGGCGGACCTATCCGCTGACGTGCTCAGGTCATGATGGCGCCGCAGGTGGTGTTGAGGGCCGTGGCGGTCATGGAGCGGGCCAGGTCCGAGGCGGCGAAGACGGCCACGTTGCCGATGTCGTCGAGCGTGGCGGTCCGGCCGAGCAGGGTCGGATCGGCGAGCGAGTCGATGAGGGCGTCCCGGCCCTCGAAGTCCTCGGGGATCGTCTCGGGCACGCCACCGGTGAGGATGGTCAGGACCCGGATGCCCTGGCGGCCCAGCTCGGCGGCCAACTGCTGGCGCAGGAGGTCGACCGCGCCGAGGGCGATCTGGAACCCGCCGATGGAGTAGTCGGGTATCGGGTCGCCGGTTCCGCCGAAGGTGAGGATGACCCCGCTCCGCTGCTCGATCATGTGGCGCGCCGCGGCCCGGGCGGTCAGGAACGTGCTGCGGGTGGCGTTCACGATCGGGCGCATGAAGTCGTCGACCGCCATCTCGGCGAGCGGCGTCCCCTGGACGTCGCCGTACGAGACGAGGTTGAACGAGATGTCGACGCTGCCCGCCTTGGTGGCGACGGCGTCGGCGTGCGCGTCGACCGCGGCCTCGTCGAGGACGTCGAGCTGAGCGGTCTCCGCCCGGCCGCCGGCGGCACGGATCTCGTCGGCCGCGGCCTCGACGCGGTCGATGGTGCGGCCGGCGAGGTGGACCGTGGCTCC is a window encoding:
- a CDS encoding DUF308 domain-containing protein, coding for MTDFEDVAGRMPPPPPRPIEYRDLDDRGWWLAVLSGVALVAVGVWMLTNLFESVVVLALLVGASLIVGGVLEVVALGGSRGLGWLGWLGGGVLILAGVMVMAWPDVTLWVIAFLAGVALLFTGTVRAITALANRDDDTWPVQLGLGGLGMALGAVILAWPDATLVVLAVSVGLRAIASGLVAIGTGWQMHRLAA
- a CDS encoding potassium channel family protein — encoded protein: MVEDEVHAARRSAARTVGLVGLLGVSYAVLPLQGDRWWLGALIGTAVLLGTIPLAVRRVQAVLRSERPGLDAAEALVLLVAMLVVGFAAVYYAMDRGRGQFSGLDTRIDALYFTVTTLSTVGFGDITATGQAARLVVTVQILFNVAFVGVAVRVFVGAARRAGAGSPNR
- a CDS encoding SDR family oxidoreductase, with translation MLLENRNAVVYGVGGIGRAVARAFAREGATVHLAGRTIDRVEAAADEIRAAGGRAETAQLDVLDEAAVDAHADAVATKAGSVDISFNLVSYGDVQGTPLAEMAVDDFMRPIVNATRSTFLTARAAARHMIEQRSGVILTFGGTGDPIPDYSIGGFQIALGAVDLLRQQLAAELGRQGIRVLTILTGGVPETIPEDFEGRDALIDSLADPTLLGRTATLDDIGNVAVFAASDLARSMTATALNTTCGAIMT